The Grus americana isolate bGruAme1 chromosome 5, bGruAme1.mat, whole genome shotgun sequence region AGCTGTCAGTGCACCCTAAAGCTCCAAAAcaaactgccttttcttttagaaagaacATACTGGCCGCCTTGTTATCGGAGACCACAGATCAACCTCTCACTTCAGGACAGGTCAGTTTATCCAACAGCTGATACAAAGTTGGAAATCGAAAACTTATTTAGGAACATCCCAGTATTTTGAGCTTCCTAGATGTTGCAGGGAGGGATTTCAGATTTCGTGGCTGAAATTGGAGACAGGTCAGGCTGTGGAGTTGTAGAAGTTGCTAATTTCTCTAGTTAGATTATTGACAAACAGTTTCTCTGACTGCATGTACTTGCCTTCAGAAGTCCAAGTTCAGCAAAGTACTTGACGGTCAGTTACACTTGTGTACAAATGCCCTGGAAATCAGGGCATATAGGTTCTCAGTCTTATTTTGCTatcaaaataagaaagtaaAGTTTTAGTGCTATTGGTACCTAGCAGTATTATACTTCTTCCTTGCTGCCAGGTATGGATATCCAAACCTCTAAATCATTGTGCATGGAAAGGAACAGAGTtgatttctccccccccccccaattaccTGTTGAAAGATCTCTGCCTTAAAGCAATGGGGCAGAAGCTGAAAAGATCTGCAAGGTCACGTTGGCAATTGGTAGTAATTTGATGTCATGTAACGTATGACCACGGTAACTTCTTATCAGGCTTGCTCAGGTAGTAAGTCAAAGTACATTGAAACCGAGCTGGGCTTGACTGTCTGAGAGAAGCTTTGACAAAGCTGTCTAGAACAGCAACTGTCAGAGTTCCAGGAAACTTCTTTCCCCGATAGGCTCCAGTAGTAATTTTTCAGTTGATGAAAAATTATCTATGGaccaaaacaccaaaagaaGCCTGAGTATTGGTTCCAGGTTCTGCTGGTATCTTGCAGAGTGACTGAGAATCACTTCCTTAAATCTGAATTTCCTAGAAAGGAGAGGATGCTTCCCCAAAGGAGTCATTAAGAATCAGTAACACTTTGTTACTAGCAAAATGTTAGGATGCtgttttttcacaaaaaaaatcagaagagctATTTTCTTAACACTTCAATTCATTGTGCAACATACAGTTATTGTCCTTTTATAATAACTTACAGCTCTAACTTCCAGataaggaaacttttttttgcaatttgcaATACAAGCTTTTAATTCTACAGAGATGCAAATTAAAAACTAGAGTGTTGTAGGCCTGTCAGGGCAGAATTAGAGATTCCTACCTTTTACAAGAACAGAGGAGTCTTAAGTATTTTAGACCATATTTTCTCTCAGTAAAACTGATTATTTACTTAGTCAAACAAGTAAGTAAAGGGCATGTAGAAGTAGCTCATGACAATTAGCTTTTCTGCTAATTCCTCAAGATGGAAAAATGTAGAGCTGTAGTAACTGCTCCTGATCATTCATCAGGATGCATGTAATAGTTTCAGATACAGCTCTACAAACAAGAGCGGTAGTATTGTCCTGACTTCTGCTGCTATATATTAATCCTGGTTTAATCATAGGAATCACGTTATGAAGGTCAGAAACTTTCTCCTTGCTGTGACATGTTGCAGTATTggcaggaagcacagagaagttgTACTCGTTACGTTTCCCGTGTTTAGCAGAACATGCACCGCGTATAGTACAACTCTCTGAATGCATCAGGTCTTAAGAACTTACCAACCCATCTTTGTATCAAAGCAATTTTGCTTGCACACTTGATAAGATTGCTTTGTATGCAGTAATACTCAATCTGGTAGTTTAAGATGgctaaatttaaattttttcgCATATATATTGATAAACTTTGAAAATGTGACTTCATGTAATTTGATGTCTTTGTTAATTTGAATGAACCATAACCAAAGTACACTGGACAATGCAGGGGaagaagacaagaaaatgaACGAAGAATTGGAGTCTCAGTACCAACAAAGCATGGACAGCACGATGTCTGGACGAAACCGGCGCCATTGCGGACTTGGTTTCAGTGAGGTAGTAAGTTGTTTATTTCTATAATGATTTGGCTTTCACTTCGCTAAGCCAAGGCGATACACAGTTTAAAAATCCAATTACTACAACTAGTGGCAAGCTTCGGCAGTTTGGGTTAAAGAACAGACTTACTGCAGGTGCTTGACGTCTGTTTGTGTACACTGTCGGGGCTGTTTAGATGCCTGGAAGTGATTGATGCTTCTCATTGTTCTGAAAAGTGATATGACATACTTAATGCTCCATAGCAGTCAAGACTGATTAGGACAGAAAGTAACAATTACATTAAATCAGGATGTTGCCAAGGAATACATAAGAAGGCAAGATAATCGTCTGCATTGCTGCTGAGAGCTAATTAATCATAACTTCTTGTTGCAGTGAGGCACATACCTCTCTGTGGTCCTGAAAAGTAAGTGGCTGTAGAGGGctcagaaaagggaaatttgCTGCACGGGGTCCTCCAGTGAGCTGGCACCTGACTCGTCTTGTACTCGCAAGGAATTCCATAGGGATGAGCAGGGAGAGAAGCATGACAAAACCCCAGAGAATTAGGTTATTAGGAACATGTCTTCATCTGCCAATTGAAAGGTGCAATAATTAGTTTTGTGCTACCTTTAGCACCAATTACTAACCAGAGCAAGTAAAACCACTTGTGCGGAGCTGGGAATTCTTAATATTACAGCCATGGAGGCTTTGCTCTTTAGGACCATGAGCAAAGTGCTATTTTGGGGTGGTGGTTAGTGGTATCTTTGGATTACTTAAGCATTCCTCACGCTGCACTGCGCTaaacttattttcaaagatCAGTCATGAATGTGCATTCTTGGTGTTCTAGCTGTTAGTTTCATTATGTTTCACTCCATGGCAAATACTCAGGTGTCTTTATGTGCGCTGTACACCAAAGTAAGAAATTACTAAACCGATGTGATCTGAAAGTTTTCAAACTCATTTAATGGTGTCTTTAGGATTTCTGCTGTAACTAAATAAGAACCACGTACGTCACGGTTGGTACGGTTAACCACTTCAGTGGAGTGGCTTCCTGTCTAATAATTTGTATATTAAAGACCTGTATTTAGCAACATTGCCCAGTTTAGTACTAAAATGAAAGGAGCTGTTAAGCGAAACATTCTCACTTAGAAATTGTAAAAGCTGCAATGGAGTTACCAGGAAATAATGGTTTAATCTGTCTCATAATCTGAACTTGTAGTTTCAGGAAAGTGAAGACCAAGACGACGTTGCTGGACACTCCTCTGAAGAGAGTTCAGAGGACTCTGAAAGTGGCTCTGAGTCAGAGCAAGAGGAGTCTGCAGAGGAGCTACAAGCTGCTGAAAAACATGATGAAGCTGAGgttccagaaaacaaaaaagaggcaaaaagcaACTATAAAATGATGTTTGTTAAAGCCAGTGGTTCATAACTGCAGATGTAACAGCTTTGTATTTAAAGTACAGTAAGCCTTATTGTTACCGTGCAAAGTGGAGGACTGCTACAGCACAAATCTTTGtattatgattttaaaaagaccCCGTTAGATGACAAAAAGTAGTATTTGCTTTCCGTTGCCATGGATAACATTTTTATGGGCACAGTGGTATTACTGGTTTTTGTAAAGTGTATAAAATTCtggatggaaaaataaattctttttgttcttgCCCAATCTCTAGAATGTTATCTAAACTATCCCTCCCCTTGTTCCATGCCAGATAAGGAAACTTCATGTTAGTTGGTTTCTTTAGTTAGTACCCCAGTCTTGAATTTTTAACTATTAAGATTACATGTGAATTACTGGATGTTGCATTAGTTGTGAAATACCAATAGCAGCACTATTCTGTGATGTACTAGAGCTTTAAACAATGATTTTTGTCTATAGATGCTAGTGTTGACAGGGCTAAGAGGAGAAATCACTCATTTTTGTGACAGTATTAATCACTGTAGCCAGCTGAAGTCCTACAGCAGTTGCACAGGAGAAGATGGTTTAGAAACATGTAACACAGCAGAAGGCTCCACTTCCTTCTTTGGCTTTATGAGGGAGATAAGCTGTAGTTCTTTGTACCTTTCAGCAGAAAAGAGTGATTTTTTGAATTACTGGCTCCTGGTTATAGCACTGagctgttattaaaaataactcctCCCGAAGAAACCAGTTtactttgaaagagaaaatatactTTGATAATGAAAAGGATATACAAAtcatttagcttttttaaatatagaataCAGAGTTAAGTATGCAagcccttcttccttttctccccataCATGCATCACTTGGAGGTCTAAGTCAATTATCACAAAAAGGTTGTACCTCTCAAGTAAAGTCAATACGCTTAAAGTGTCAGGAGTTCCAGTAACTCCTTCCAGCAAGAATTCAGCACATCCATGCCTCTGCAAATTTATTGTATTCAAGTAATTACCAAAATATCAGAACTTTTTAGACTTTGTTTCCTCTTACTACGTCAGACAGATCAACTGCCTCTCCTTGCTGGGAGAACAGAACCTCTGACCTGTATCTCTAGTACAGCCTCATTCTGCCACAACGGTGTTTCAAGAAACACTCCAGATGCTTGTGGAGAATCTTCCCTTTCTGCGTACAATTTATGACAGGCAGATGTTTGCAAGCCAGTTGGCTTAGGTGAAAGCAGCAGTATGTACTATCATTGTATAGGGTTATTGAATGTAAACATTGCAGCAGCAGTTATTGGGGGAGGACTTGGAATAAGTTAccttatggaaaaaataaaagtaatatgATTGTAAATAAAAGCTGAGTGTAGATTTTGATTAATCTGGTTTACTGTATTTGCATTTAACAcaaaatttttcaaaaagtcATTCAGTTTCAAGAACAACATTATAGCAGCCACTAACGGTCAGTGATTTGCACTGGATTTGTAGGGATTTTTATGTTTTCCCAATACCACAAGCTTCTAATACATAGACAAAAATTAAAGTTCCTTGCAcattgtgaagaaagaaaacctcacCATGACTTAGGAAAGCTGTTCTATCTCTTGGGAGAGACAGaggttttcctgaaaaataaactggTTAACTTTGCTCATACACTAATAccaggggttttttcctatttagaCACTCAAGCTTCACTTAAGCCAGCACATCACTGTTAAATTCTTTTAGCCTGCTTATTGCCTTCAGTGCAATTACAAAATTAAGATGCAGGCTGCAAAATGCTGCATAGACACCAACCGCTCTGCTTTCCTGTCCTGGTGCCGAAGCTAGTGCTGCTCTCACAACCTTCCCTTCCGTGGCTGCTCACCATCCCTGCAGCTGTCTGGACGTGCTCGTCAGTGTTGTGGCTCCACAGACTCGCTGTCAGAAGGGGACAGAATCCGTTGCCAAgacccaccctgccaggcagaGCGCCCTGCTGCTGTCCCGGTAGCCTCGAAGGGCGCACGTGGTAAAAGCTCACCTGAGGgcttttctctgcagtgcaaCCAGCCTGGAAAGACCCAGGAGAAGCAGATCCAGCTGGCAGGCTCTGCGTGGGTCGCTGCCAACGGAACAGGCTGCCACAGCGAGCACCATCAGGGGCCTCGACCGCTCAGCTCTGCCCCGAATTGATTACAGCCTCCTGCCTTGTAAAACAGATTTGGCCATCAGttccaaatataaataaaatagaccacacaaaggtaaaaaaataaactaaaaatatgCTGTTCTAGTAACAGCtctgacctgaaaaaaaaaccaaacacaaaaacaaaaaccccaaacccaaaaaccaagcCCACATTCCCCAAAAGCATGACACGTAATATTGCGAACATCTGATAAGGTTTGGTGCAACTTACTCATGATGCTGCCCTAAGATTCATCTGCTCAAAATAGGAAGAGTACTACACAATCCTGTCTCTTTTCTGTGTAACATTTGTAAACATTAAGAACTTGCAGATTCATCTATGAAGCGGCCTGAGAAGCTCCTCCATTTGTACTGAGTAAGGCTGATTTAGTTCAGGGTAGACTGTGCAGTAAATGGTTTAATTCAGGAGTCTGTTTTAGCCACATTTGATATAAAAGCATCAGCAGCAGTGGCATGGATAGTAGAATGGTTTCAGCGCTCACACTTACTGGAGACAGAgagcacatgaaaaataaaggttGGTCTCTTGACTCTAGGcagagctttgctttttcagattgGCATGGAAGGAGCTCCCAGAGATGATAGCAGACACTGAATCATAAAGAAGGCAACTGCATTTATCTTTTCAAACAAGATTTGGGCACTGAAATTCCTCAATTCAAAGACCAGCTTATTTCCATCTCAACAGAAAGGCCTGTACAGTCTGCCCGTACTCCTACGTGTCTCAGGAAACAGCTGCTGAAAGTTAGATCTGTCACGGAACAACCATCGTGTCTGGTAACACTTTTCGTCCGTTTCTAAACCCCACTGAATATTTACCTACGTGAAGGTCAATGCAGGTGCATGATCAGCATTTGGCTTTGGGAGACTGAAGACATTTGAACAGGTGGAAAGCCCCAGTGTGCCTGTTCCCCTTCCATTTACCCTGGAATAGGGAACCCCTCAAGATGAGTTCCATCACAGCCCCACTGCCCACAAGGTCCTGCAGTCCAAAAAGACTATCTAGGCCAGGTAAAAAGGGATCGGTCTCTTGCTCAACATTGTACAGGAATTCTTTGAGGCCAAGAAAAC contains the following coding sequences:
- the C5H11orf58 gene encoding small acidic protein, with translation MSSARESQGHHGLKRAASPDGSSSWEAADLGNEERKQKFLRLMGAGKKEHTGRLVIGDHRSTSHFRTGEEDKKMNEELESQYQQSMDSTMSGRNRRHCGLGFSEFQESEDQDDVAGHSSEESSEDSESGSESEQEESAEELQAAEKHDEAEVPENKKEAKSNYKMMFVKASGS